Proteins from a single region of bacterium:
- a CDS encoding right-handed parallel beta-helix repeat-containing protein: MSGSKGTGGPDAYGYSYIDNNPVQAGSPAYVWIDTIGAGWTTVTGLGDDNFSGPFNIGFTSPFPYYWNTATQFWVHANGGISLSQPLRGWTPYASGENGFPNLAKPQDLVGGLGIDLDLTNAGKCKYRSRNDSLVVSWNGVRGWNTTAWYNFQILLTSADSSIKLQYHRIDPAFPAANASIGIENNNGTVGLSYYNNGVPAGNLPAAGRAVRIYPPASSSYTSTDAGAAWALNPQSGALVMHTLDMFQPQASVANFGTGPVVIPMTICRIRNAAGTVVYADTILNIALSKSQQQDTAFIKTFNPMVAGTYTLVVRTEGLAESPANPANDSVIVELPVVAYQSWLRYDDNTAEAFWAWSGASATAQKGFGSYFELSRYPVMVDSAQVYINYRNKDAIFIQVYDASGPGGGPGTLLATDTIRVNGNNQYKWIPISYTTRNITISNGKFFICVKTSDPTVRFGLDQNSPISRRTWEFTGSWTPFRGLETQDVMIRANVHKPRNSAIYVDAVAGSDLNPGTSALPLKTMTHAVEVISSTDTCYARSGSYTGRLTFTPRHSGTAANRTVITAQAGHTPLLYAGGADGSIIDSAASYITFNGFTVYPGSVVSAYFQDAVQVQFTNNRIYVPTMGFGLLAVSSTTSLIKGNTVGPAADNVNPAEGVYLWGTDQVRIDSNRISGMIDAGIVLDSDTRTTVCRNLSDHCFFGIDLWGSSGDSLYNNTFDGNLNSGIHVQGLSGTLVIRNTNSTNNIYGICWDSSGSVFSDYNNIWNNTYNYKNPQAPGDTNVVPAGVHDISADPQYTAAYHLLSTSPCRNAGIPVGLPYLGTAPDIGAYEDWAKFLDVDGAYPGGLTPKFGLKQNRPNPFVRTTTITYQLPAAGAVSLRVYNITGQLVRSLVSEVQNPGEHSVNWDGRDAGGRIVSAGVYHCRLASGGQTQTRSLLYVK; this comes from the coding sequence ATGTCCGGCAGCAAGGGCACTGGCGGACCGGATGCCTACGGCTACAGCTACATCGACAATAACCCGGTACAGGCCGGCAGCCCCGCCTATGTCTGGATCGACACCATCGGAGCGGGCTGGACCACCGTTACCGGCCTGGGGGACGACAATTTTTCCGGGCCGTTCAACATCGGTTTCACTTCTCCGTTCCCATATTACTGGAACACTGCCACTCAGTTCTGGGTTCATGCCAACGGCGGGATCTCCTTGTCCCAGCCTTTGAGGGGCTGGACCCCTTATGCAAGCGGGGAGAACGGCTTTCCCAACCTGGCCAAACCCCAGGACCTGGTGGGCGGGTTGGGCATAGACCTTGATCTTACCAACGCCGGCAAGTGCAAATACCGCTCCCGCAACGATTCGCTGGTGGTAAGCTGGAACGGGGTGCGGGGCTGGAACACCACGGCCTGGTATAATTTCCAGATACTGCTGACCAGTGCCGACAGCTCCATCAAACTGCAATACCACCGCATCGACCCGGCCTTTCCCGCCGCCAATGCCAGCATCGGCATAGAGAACAATAACGGCACGGTGGGCTTAAGTTACTACAACAACGGCGTCCCGGCCGGCAATCTTCCGGCGGCGGGCCGGGCGGTCAGGATATATCCGCCGGCCAGTTCCTCATACACTTCCACCGATGCCGGCGCGGCCTGGGCCCTTAACCCCCAAAGCGGGGCGTTGGTGATGCATACGTTGGATATGTTCCAGCCCCAGGCTTCAGTGGCAAATTTCGGGACCGGACCGGTGGTCATTCCCATGACCATCTGCCGGATAAGGAACGCGGCAGGAACGGTGGTCTACGCCGACACCATCCTGAACATCGCGCTGTCAAAAAGCCAACAGCAGGACACGGCCTTCATTAAAACATTCAATCCTATGGTGGCCGGCACCTATACCCTGGTGGTCAGGACCGAGGGTCTGGCCGAAAGCCCGGCCAACCCGGCCAACGATTCGGTGATCGTGGAACTGCCGGTGGTGGCTTACCAGTCGTGGCTGCGCTACGACGACAACACCGCCGAAGCTTTTTGGGCCTGGAGCGGGGCCAGTGCCACAGCCCAAAAGGGATTCGGATCGTATTTCGAGCTAAGCCGCTACCCGGTGATGGTGGACAGCGCCCAGGTCTATATCAATTACCGCAACAAGGATGCCATATTCATACAGGTTTATGACGCCTCCGGGCCGGGCGGGGGGCCGGGAACCCTTTTGGCTACCGACACGATAAGGGTGAACGGCAATAACCAATATAAATGGATACCGATTTCCTACACCACCAGAAATATCACCATTTCCAACGGTAAGTTCTTCATCTGCGTAAAAACATCCGATCCCACCGTGCGCTTTGGCCTGGACCAGAACAGTCCCATATCCCGCAGGACCTGGGAATTCACCGGGAGCTGGACCCCTTTCCGGGGACTGGAGACCCAGGATGTGATGATCCGGGCTAATGTCCACAAACCCCGCAATTCCGCCATCTATGTGGATGCCGTGGCCGGCAGCGACCTTAATCCCGGCACCAGCGCATTGCCGCTAAAGACCATGACCCACGCGGTGGAGGTGATAAGCAGTACCGATACCTGTTATGCCCGCAGCGGCAGTTACACCGGCCGGCTGACCTTCACTCCTCGGCATTCCGGCACCGCCGCCAACCGGACGGTGATCACCGCCCAGGCCGGGCATACTCCCCTGCTTTACGCCGGCGGGGCGGACGGCTCCATCATCGACAGCGCCGCTTCCTACATTACCTTCAACGGATTCACGGTTTATCCCGGCAGCGTGGTCTCGGCCTATTTCCAGGATGCCGTCCAGGTGCAGTTCACCAACAACCGGATCTATGTCCCCACCATGGGCTTCGGGCTTCTGGCCGTCAGTTCGACAACATCGCTAATCAAGGGCAACACCGTGGGACCCGCCGCCGACAACGTCAACCCGGCCGAAGGAGTCTATCTATGGGGAACGGACCAGGTCAGGATCGACAGCAACCGGATCTCGGGTATGATAGACGCCGGCATTGTGCTGGACTCGGACACCCGCACCACGGTCTGCCGCAACCTTTCGGACCACTGCTTTTTTGGGATCGATCTATGGGGCAGCAGCGGCGATTCGCTATACAACAACACATTTGACGGCAACCTCAATTCCGGCATCCATGTCCAGGGCCTCAGCGGGACGCTGGTCATCCGCAATACCAACAGCACCAACAATATCTACGGCATCTGCTGGGACAGCTCCGGCTCGGTCTTCAGCGACTATAATAATATCTGGAACAACACTTATAACTACAAGAACCCGCAGGCTCCGGGAGACACCAACGTTGTCCCGGCCGGCGTCCACGACATATCGGCCGATCCGCAGTATACGGCCGCTTATCACCTGCTGTCCACCAGCCCCTGCCGCAACGCCGGGATCCCGGTGGGCCTGCCCTATCTGGGAACGGCCCCGGACATAGGCGCTTACGAGGACTGGGCCAAGTTCCTGGATGTTGACGGCGCATACCCCGGAGGCTTGACCCCGAAATTCGGCTTAAAACAGAACCGGCCCAATCCGTTCGTCCGGACCACCACCATCACCTATCAACTGCCGGCTGCGGGGGCGGTCAGTCTAAGGGTTTACAACATCACCGGACAGCTGGTGAGGAGCCTGGTAAGTGAAGTTCAGAATCCCGGAGAGCACAGCGTAAACTGGGACGGGAGGGATGCCGGAGGACGGATTGTGAGCGCGGGCGTCTACCACTGCCGGCTGGCCAGCGGGGGCCAGACGCAGACTCGGTCACTGCTGTATGTCAAGTGA
- the kbl gene encoding glycine C-acetyltransferase gives MALHIKVKEFYRKELVELQDADLFKEERYIHTPQAASIKVEYPPNSPQKEVINFCANNYLGLSSHPAIVAAAKQGLEERGFGLSSVRFICGTQDKHKELERKISKFLGMEDAILYSSCFDANLGVFEALLGEEDALISDELNHASIIDGIRLCKAERRRFKHMDMHDLENHLKQTMNKRFRMIVTDGVFSMDGDLAPLEQICNLAEEYEAMVLVDESHASGFVGSTGRGTHEHFDVMGRVDIITTTFGKALGGASGGCVSSSKEIVDLLRQRSRPYLFSNTISPSVVAATIKAIEMMQGSTVLRDKVMENAKYFRQKIREAGFDIRDGIHPIVPIILHEAEIVQQMSRMLYDEGIYVVGFFYPVVPRGRARIRVQISAAHEREHLDKAIAAFTKVGKKLGVLK, from the coding sequence ATGGCACTTCACATCAAGGTAAAGGAATTTTACCGCAAGGAACTGGTGGAACTGCAGGACGCCGATCTCTTCAAGGAGGAGCGCTACATCCACACGCCCCAGGCGGCCAGCATCAAGGTAGAGTACCCGCCCAACTCGCCCCAGAAGGAGGTCATCAACTTCTGCGCCAACAACTATCTGGGGCTCTCCAGCCACCCGGCCATAGTGGCCGCGGCCAAGCAGGGCCTGGAGGAACGGGGCTTCGGGCTGTCGTCGGTCCGGTTCATCTGCGGCACCCAGGACAAACACAAGGAGCTGGAGCGGAAGATCTCCAAATTCCTGGGCATGGAGGATGCCATCCTGTATTCTTCCTGCTTTGACGCCAACCTGGGCGTGTTCGAGGCCCTTTTAGGCGAGGAGGACGCCCTGATCTCGGACGAGCTGAACCACGCCTCCATCATCGACGGCATCAGGCTTTGCAAGGCCGAGCGGCGCCGCTTTAAGCACATGGACATGCACGATCTCGAAAATCACCTGAAGCAGACCATGAACAAGCGCTTTAGGATGATCGTCACCGACGGGGTCTTTTCCATGGACGGTGACCTGGCCCCGCTGGAGCAGATCTGCAACCTGGCCGAGGAGTACGAGGCCATGGTACTGGTGGACGAGAGCCATGCCAGCGGGTTCGTGGGTTCCACCGGCCGCGGCACCCACGAGCATTTCGACGTGATGGGCCGGGTGGACATCATCACCACCACCTTTGGCAAGGCCCTGGGCGGGGCCTCCGGCGGTTGTGTCTCCTCCAGCAAGGAGATCGTGGACCTCCTGCGCCAGCGCTCCCGGCCCTACCTGTTCTCCAATACCATCAGTCCGTCAGTAGTGGCCGCCACCATCAAGGCGATCGAGATGATGCAGGGTTCCACCGTCCTCCGGGACAAGGTGATGGAGAACGCCAAGTACTTCCGGCAGAAGATCCGCGAGGCCGGTTTCGACATCCGGGACGGGATACATCCCATAGTGCCCATAATCCTGCACGAGGCCGAGATCGTCCAGCAGATGTCCCGGATGCTTTACGACGAGGGCATCTACGTGGTCGGGTTCTTCTACCCGGTGGTGCCGCGGGGCCGGGCCAGGATCCGGGTCCAGATCTCGGCGGCCCACGAGCGGGAGCACCTGGACAAGGCTATTGCAGCCTTCACCAAGGTGGGCAAGAAACTGGGGGTACTGAAATAA
- a CDS encoding M23 family metallopeptidase → MIFKKSYSFIILPHHGEQGKSVFFHSQWLNALLLITVAGLGVSGFFIARHLLYHHKLKTAFEPTFKENEVLREERKGYGQVKDSLSHDISSLQAQLKKERSVYLSSVNGLARELDNLKKLAIKVKIQSGFKSSNIVDENEAAGGPAGERTYIGWQDVNQPIDPGPLENKVRPGIGEQNVELKEIDAYLSTKESLVSDTPELAPLFGRMTSNFGVRRWRRSGHTENHAGLDIAVPKGTPVYSPAEAVVIYAGRKGDYGNLIELDHGNGYTTRFGHLSLIEVEIGDRVIKGQIIGAVGSTGRSTGPHLHYEVRFQGKAIDPIGYLGSVGQKQ, encoded by the coding sequence ATGATCTTCAAAAAGTCTTATTCCTTCATCATCCTGCCGCACCACGGGGAGCAGGGCAAGTCGGTGTTCTTCCACTCGCAGTGGCTGAATGCCCTCTTGCTCATCACCGTGGCGGGGCTGGGCGTCTCCGGATTTTTCATCGCCCGGCACCTGCTTTACCACCACAAGCTAAAGACGGCCTTTGAGCCCACCTTCAAGGAGAACGAGGTCCTGCGGGAGGAGCGCAAAGGCTACGGGCAGGTAAAGGATTCCCTGTCCCACGATATCTCATCGCTGCAGGCCCAGCTTAAAAAGGAGCGCTCGGTCTACCTGTCCTCGGTCAACGGGCTGGCCCGGGAGCTGGACAACCTCAAAAAACTGGCCATCAAGGTCAAGATCCAATCCGGTTTCAAGTCCTCCAACATAGTGGACGAGAACGAGGCCGCCGGGGGCCCGGCCGGCGAGCGGACCTACATCGGTTGGCAGGACGTGAACCAGCCGATAGATCCCGGCCCCCTGGAAAACAAGGTCCGCCCGGGAATAGGGGAGCAGAACGTAGAACTCAAGGAGATCGACGCCTATCTTTCCACCAAGGAATCCCTGGTATCCGACACCCCGGAACTGGCCCCGCTGTTCGGCCGGATGACCTCCAACTTCGGGGTCAGGCGCTGGCGGCGCAGCGGCCATACCGAGAACCACGCCGGGTTGGATATTGCAGTTCCAAAAGGCACTCCGGTCTATTCCCCGGCCGAGGCGGTGGTGATCTATGCCGGCCGCAAGGGGGATTACGGAAACCTGATAGAGTTGGACCACGGGAACGGCTATACCACCCGTTTTGGCCATCTCTCCTTGATAGAAGTGGAGATAGGGGACAGGGTGATCAAGGGGCAGATCATAGGAGCAGTAGGCTCCACCGGCCGATCTACCGGCCCCCACCTGCATTACGAGGTTCGGTTTCAGGGGAAAGCCATAGATCCCATAGGCTATTTAGGGTCGGTAGGACAAAAACAATAA
- a CDS encoding tetratricopeptide repeat protein has product MNRILFTIVFSVMMIQLAAEVPAQATPGLMAWPSKIDLSVKAGGAKTGYVNVQNQGLNKVRLKVNIMNCRMTEDGAIIYTNKNVSFGCSQWLKVDPAEFNLSPRASQQVLYSIEVPQSAQGTYMAVILFETNVSNGDYQNLPGALVVENVPGTGQKRADLTELSFQKGIDGGNANAVLGISNSGSMICNPTGTLEVTDLKRGGKVNFAINRENEPVLPASMRRFRIPLEGLYNGQYKVLAVVDYQGSEILQGEATVTINAGELIAQSNRTANGRTKGGDRLSSEGQKKTPGPAEPKNSSSLSSAEIETLNREAVKLYSEGDYEKALAQWQKVLRADPGHNGAKNGAERARKKIEALKKARG; this is encoded by the coding sequence ATGAACCGCATTTTATTTACCATAGTATTTTCAGTCATGATGATCCAGCTGGCCGCCGAGGTTCCGGCGCAGGCCACGCCCGGCCTGATGGCCTGGCCCAGCAAGATCGATCTATCGGTCAAGGCCGGCGGCGCCAAGACCGGTTATGTAAATGTGCAGAACCAGGGATTGAACAAAGTGCGGCTAAAAGTTAACATAATGAATTGCCGGATGACCGAGGATGGGGCGATAATTTACACTAATAAGAATGTCTCTTTCGGTTGCAGCCAATGGCTGAAGGTTGATCCGGCGGAATTCAACCTTTCACCCCGGGCCAGCCAGCAGGTACTCTACTCCATAGAGGTTCCCCAGAGCGCCCAGGGCACCTATATGGCGGTGATCCTTTTCGAGACCAATGTTTCAAACGGCGACTATCAGAACCTGCCGGGAGCGCTGGTGGTTGAGAATGTGCCGGGAACGGGACAGAAGAGGGCAGACCTGACGGAGCTTTCCTTTCAAAAAGGCATCGACGGAGGGAACGCCAATGCAGTGCTGGGGATCAGCAACTCCGGGTCGATGATATGCAATCCCACCGGCACTCTGGAGGTCACCGATCTCAAGCGGGGCGGGAAGGTGAACTTTGCCATCAACCGGGAAAATGAACCGGTGCTGCCCGCCTCCATGCGCCGCTTCCGGATCCCGCTGGAGGGGCTTTACAACGGACAGTATAAAGTGCTGGCGGTGGTGGACTATCAGGGCAGCGAGATACTGCAGGGCGAGGCCACGGTGACCATCAACGCCGGAGAACTGATAGCCCAAAGCAACCGGACGGCCAACGGCAGGACCAAGGGCGGAGACCGGTTATCGTCCGAAGGACAAAAGAAGACTCCCGGGCCGGCCGAGCCGAAAAACTCTTCTTCGCTTTCTTCCGCCGAGATCGAGACGCTGAACCGGGAGGCGGTGAAATTATATTCCGAGGGGGATTATGAAAAAGCCCTGGCCCAGTGGCAAAAGGTGCTGCGGGCCGATCCCGGTCACAACGGGGCCAAGAACGGGGCCGAACGCGCCAGGAAGAAAATAGAAGCCTTGAAGAAGGCCAGGGGATAG
- a CDS encoding SdrD B-like domain-containing protein, translating to MGRSAYISAWLPTLLVLAGFSQVRAYSFMNLEYRDYLYQPSGQRYYQAYYRIGSDQTAGDFRTRYFLEFNDNAIKDPALNRIEMQFSGWKFLGGRWDASLGDITMSPVSPGQSSVSLRGTKLVTGWGQKISAETFAGRIPDLYHRANFPTFNNNNILISQGIKGILSKQFNFKSRVSYRRDKKAELYYSYLKAKDLCEWANRVEWDLRPNLRGQHQLALSYNRDFNGIRRTDISGSSSWEYFNPWFRSSADYQYRGPGYISSANDGNGCGENQLALSSSGVLLKKITLFGNYSQKWARTPDDTTLFWNQFQKWGTGLQTAIPRWPLFSYKFDRYTWGYHRGRRTFQDMVQYTNSLELQYNWRLYLWRLGYQLQESRDLIAGSQRLWHQGSLTGSYRMGSFGLNLDQRGSRYNSPKQLQWSQSFGFDQRWGRLLNTSLSANWCQGNSETYRWKTENWGWSLKAGTDRTSGWNLSADLGQNYYYYSDLGPVVRNTSWGFKLERRFDGWGQLVSLGQINGRVYEDANGNMTFDNGDKGIPGIPIMIDGKEAAQTGRSGEYRVLGVAAGSHSVKMDISKLDAGMDPSIGGQRRFTTVGVWGPRVDFPLAPLNEIYGNVFLDENRNGIRDEEDAGLPGVFVLMGDNRRFTASDNEGDFIFHNVQPGRYRVFIDPRFLPDTLAVTGEQQRFIEVENKNDVGGVAFGIGKKVRPVRKMVFAPSQVTEPGPKTVPVKPGRSKTGQPVKQIAKASAEEIKRLYDLGIKQYSTGDYQSSMTTWNQLLRIDPGNGEARKNRDRTKGKLDALQKIKGQ from the coding sequence ATGGGCCGTTCAGCCTACATATCGGCCTGGCTGCCGACCCTTTTGGTGTTGGCCGGGTTTAGCCAGGTCCGGGCCTATAGTTTCATGAATCTGGAATACCGCGACTATCTTTACCAGCCCAGCGGGCAGAGATACTATCAGGCATATTATCGCATCGGCTCCGACCAGACCGCCGGGGATTTTCGTACCCGGTATTTTTTGGAATTCAACGACAATGCAATCAAGGATCCGGCCTTGAACCGGATCGAGATGCAGTTCTCGGGCTGGAAATTCCTGGGGGGAAGATGGGACGCCAGCCTGGGCGATATCACCATGTCACCGGTCTCCCCGGGCCAGAGTTCGGTTTCCCTGCGGGGCACCAAACTGGTGACCGGGTGGGGACAGAAGATCTCCGCCGAAACATTCGCCGGAAGGATACCGGACCTTTATCACCGGGCCAATTTCCCCACCTTCAATAACAATAATATTTTAATTTCCCAGGGGATCAAGGGGATATTATCCAAACAATTCAATTTTAAATCCAGGGTATCCTACCGCCGGGATAAGAAGGCCGAGCTGTATTACAGTTATCTCAAGGCTAAGGACCTTTGCGAATGGGCCAACCGGGTGGAATGGGACCTCCGCCCCAACTTAAGGGGGCAGCACCAGCTGGCCTTAAGCTATAACCGGGACTTTAACGGCATCCGGCGAACCGATATCAGCGGAAGCAGCAGCTGGGAATATTTCAACCCCTGGTTCCGCAGCTCGGCCGATTACCAATACCGGGGTCCGGGCTACATCAGTTCCGCCAACGACGGCAATGGTTGCGGAGAAAACCAGCTGGCGCTTTCCTCCAGCGGGGTGCTGCTGAAAAAGATCACTCTTTTCGGCAACTACAGTCAAAAATGGGCCAGGACTCCGGATGACACCACCCTGTTCTGGAACCAGTTCCAGAAGTGGGGCACCGGCCTGCAGACGGCGATCCCCCGCTGGCCCCTGTTCAGCTACAAATTTGACCGTTACACCTGGGGCTATCACCGGGGACGGAGGACCTTTCAGGATATGGTGCAGTACACCAACAGCTTGGAACTGCAATACAACTGGCGGCTCTATCTTTGGAGGCTGGGTTACCAGCTGCAGGAGTCCCGGGATCTCATTGCCGGAAGCCAGAGGCTCTGGCACCAGGGATCGTTGACCGGAAGTTACCGCATGGGGAGCTTTGGGCTGAACCTGGACCAAAGGGGCAGCCGCTATAACAGCCCCAAGCAACTGCAGTGGTCTCAGAGCTTCGGCTTTGACCAGCGCTGGGGCCGGCTGCTCAACACCTCATTATCGGCTAACTGGTGCCAGGGCAATTCCGAAACCTACCGCTGGAAGACCGAGAACTGGGGCTGGAGCCTTAAGGCCGGGACAGACCGGACCAGCGGCTGGAACCTGTCGGCCGACCTCGGCCAGAACTATTATTATTATTCCGACCTGGGCCCGGTGGTCCGGAACACCAGCTGGGGGTTCAAATTGGAGCGGCGCTTTGACGGCTGGGGCCAGCTGGTCAGCCTGGGTCAGATAAACGGGCGGGTTTACGAGGACGCCAACGGAAACATGACCTTTGACAACGGCGACAAGGGCATTCCCGGGATACCGATAATGATAGACGGGAAAGAGGCCGCCCAGACCGGCCGCAGCGGAGAGTACCGGGTATTGGGGGTGGCCGCCGGCAGCCATTCGGTGAAAATGGACATTTCCAAGCTGGATGCCGGGATGGATCCCAGCATCGGAGGCCAGCGACGATTCACCACCGTCGGGGTCTGGGGCCCCAGGGTGGATTTTCCCCTGGCCCCGCTCAACGAGATCTACGGCAATGTTTTTCTGGATGAGAACCGCAACGGCATCCGCGATGAGGAAGATGCCGGACTGCCAGGGGTATTTGTGCTGATGGGAGACAACCGCCGGTTTACCGCCAGCGACAATGAAGGGGATTTTATCTTCCATAATGTCCAGCCGGGAAGGTACCGGGTCTTTATCGATCCCCGCTTCCTGCCCGACACTCTGGCCGTGACCGGGGAGCAGCAGCGTTTCATTGAGGTAGAGAACAAGAACGATGTAGGCGGCGTAGCCTTCGGAATAGGCAAAAAGGTAAGGCCGGTAAGAAAGATGGTCTTCGCCCCATCCCAAGTGACGGAGCCCGGTCCCAAAACCGTTCCGGTAAAACCGGGCCGCTCCAAAACCGGCCAGCCGGTCAAACAAATCGCCAAGGCTTCGGCGGAAGAGATCAAGAGGCTGTATGATCTGGGGATCAAACAATATTCAACCGGAGATTACCAGAGCTCCATGACCACCTGGAACCAACTACTTAGGATTGATCCCGGAAACGGCGAGGCCAGAAAAAACCGGGACAGGACCAAAGGGAAGTTGGACGCCCTGCAGAAGATCAAAGGCCAATAG
- a CDS encoding carboxypeptidase regulatory-like domain-containing protein, whose amino-acid sequence MRYFLIPLLLAAATASLSPAAVMQQDHFGPGVEHDLAAVSIDTPAAALVPPGMPFYPAFTLENFGIYYEDSVWAYYAIDDSLAQRVYFDSLMMTDSLAPGAGRQLVFGTAFVPESLMKYTATAYLVLTGDEVTANDTLQQGFATFEYTGQIEGLVTDDNAGGIPLDGVIITATSGGTLLVDTTMAGNYSFPSAPIGTYTLTARKTNYLDSAVTAIDLTVGATVSVDFSLGYPTVALNPAESVSVVLSPNSIDSSQYLHLGIGGTRDLQYTVEWPEQAAKSKSFGDSLWGLDISGITGDNLCLGVEYDGVNLWVTGAADDPAADPNYLYKLDKGGSLLASYPQPSGNGWGWRDLCFDGAYLYAASGDSIEQIDTASGAVTGVKISAHTSPCRGLAYDPAADCFYTANYSDDIRRVNRDGSLAGSWPNSKNIFGLAWDATAPDGPWLWVFSQDGWPQIQASQFDPSSGSYTGVEFQCPAVDPANACAGGATFSTGLVPGRGVLLGLLQDATDRLAAYDIRAHNALWLTLSKTSGGFTPPDSDSIRLTFNNAGLDSNLTYRAHIKVIDQTGTVRDSVTAILCSPTGVEGREISGDILTGRISLSTAPNPFSQLTMINLQLTKPGPASLSAYNISGQLVKTFLSRRKMAGGIHHFIWNGTGDGGRRLPNGFYFLRLQTNDERLIHKVLLLR is encoded by the coding sequence ATGAGATACTTTCTGATCCCTCTTTTGCTGGCTGCCGCAACCGCATCACTGTCTCCAGCCGCAGTGATGCAACAGGACCATTTCGGTCCGGGGGTGGAACACGATCTGGCGGCCGTTTCCATCGATACCCCGGCCGCCGCTTTGGTGCCGCCGGGAATGCCCTTTTATCCGGCCTTCACTTTGGAGAATTTCGGCATTTATTACGAGGACAGTGTTTGGGCTTACTATGCCATCGACGACAGCCTGGCCCAAAGGGTCTACTTTGATTCCCTGATGATGACTGACAGCCTGGCCCCGGGTGCCGGACGCCAGCTTGTTTTTGGAACCGCGTTTGTCCCTGAGTCATTGATGAAATATACCGCTACGGCATATCTTGTCCTGACCGGGGATGAAGTCACTGCCAACGACACCCTCCAGCAGGGATTTGCCACCTTCGAATATACCGGACAGATCGAGGGCCTGGTTACCGACGACAATGCCGGGGGAATTCCCTTGGATGGAGTAATAATTACTGCCACCTCCGGCGGAACGCTGCTGGTTGATACCACCATGGCGGGGAATTACAGTTTTCCCTCGGCCCCCATCGGCACTTATACCCTTACTGCCCGGAAGACAAATTACCTTGACTCCGCTGTCACCGCCATCGATCTCACGGTGGGCGCAACGGTTTCAGTGGACTTTTCCCTGGGCTACCCCACGGTTGCCTTGAACCCGGCCGAATCGGTCAGCGTTGTCCTGTCCCCCAATTCCATTGATTCCTCACAATACCTTCATTTGGGAATTGGAGGTACAAGGGATCTGCAGTATACCGTGGAATGGCCGGAACAGGCGGCTAAAAGCAAATCCTTCGGCGACTCCCTGTGGGGCTTGGATATCAGCGGCATCACCGGCGACAACCTCTGCCTGGGAGTTGAATACGACGGCGTCAACTTATGGGTCACCGGGGCGGCAGATGACCCCGCTGCCGACCCCAATTACCTGTATAAGCTTGATAAAGGCGGCTCCCTGCTGGCCAGCTATCCCCAGCCTTCCGGTAATGGCTGGGGCTGGCGCGACCTGTGTTTCGACGGCGCTTACCTTTACGCCGCTTCCGGCGATTCGATAGAACAGATAGACACTGCCAGCGGCGCGGTCACTGGAGTGAAGATTTCCGCCCACACCAGCCCCTGCCGGGGACTGGCTTATGACCCGGCGGCCGACTGTTTTTACACCGCCAATTATTCCGATGATATCCGACGGGTGAACCGCGACGGCAGCCTGGCCGGTTCATGGCCCAACAGCAAGAACATCTTCGGCCTGGCCTGGGATGCCACCGCTCCCGACGGTCCCTGGCTCTGGGTCTTCAGCCAGGACGGCTGGCCTCAGATCCAGGCCAGCCAGTTCGACCCTTCCTCCGGCAGTTATACCGGGGTTGAGTTCCAGTGCCCGGCCGTCGACCCGGCCAACGCCTGCGCCGGGGGCGCCACCTTCAGCACTGGACTGGTGCCGGGGCGCGGAGTCCTGCTGGGCCTGCTGCAGGATGCCACCGACCGGCTGGCGGCCTATGACATCCGCGCCCACAATGCGCTCTGGCTGACCTTATCCAAAACCAGCGGCGGTTTTACCCCGCCGGACAGCGACAGCATCCGGCTGACCTTCAATAATGCCGGATTGGACAGCAATCTTACCTACCGGGCGCATATAAAAGTGATCGATCAAACAGGCACTGTCCGTGATTCAGTCACGGCAATCCTGTGCTCCCCCACCGGGGTTGAAGGCCGGGAGATATCCGGTGATATTTTGACCGGCAGAATATCTCTCAGTACCGCCCCCAATCCGTTCAGCCAACTAACAATGATCAATTTGCAGTTAACTAAACCAGGTCCGGCCAGCCTTTCGGCATATAACATATCGGGACAGCTGGTCAAGACCTTCCTGTCCCGGCGAAAGATGGCCGGCGGCATTCATCATTTCATTTGGAACGGAACCGGCGACGGAGGGCGAAGACTGCCCAACGGCTTTTATTTCCTGCGCCTGCAAACCAACGATGAACGATTGATACATAAAGTGCTTTTGCTGCGGTAA
- a CDS encoding winged helix-turn-helix domain-containing protein gives MDIAEIGGNAGLVWKALNQKGSQTATTLKKLTGLDDKNLCLALGWLAREGKIIFRSEKRSIMIVLK, from the coding sequence ATGGATATTGCGGAGATCGGCGGAAATGCGGGGTTGGTTTGGAAAGCACTGAATCAAAAAGGTTCCCAGACCGCAACCACACTTAAGAAACTTACCGGACTTGATGACAAGAATTTATGTCTTGCCTTGGGATGGCTGGCCAGGGAGGGGAAGATAATTTTCCGCTCCGAAAAACGCAGCATCATGATCGTTCTCAAATAG